Proteins encoded by one window of Candidatus Nezhaarchaeota archaeon:
- a CDS encoding homocitrate synthase family protein, whose translation MIDQPRQLSELFRDIKDKGVATSIYNPRINRKPVLYDTTLRDGEQTSGVAFTIGEKVEIALLLERCGLKEIEAGFPAISNDEREAVKAVCREVSKSKVLCLCRALKSDVDLALSCDVDGVIVFIPSSDIHLKWKLKMPDHEALKCALETIEYAKSHGLFVQFTCEDATRTSLDRLLTFYSNAIDHGADRIGIADTTGCITPAGMKLLVGELSKVLSKPIAVHCHNDFGLATANTLAAYEAGATALSVSVNGLGERCGNAPLEEVALSLYCLYGVDVELDLKALLEVSRRVSEISGLRPWPLKPIVGSNAFTHESGIHVAAVLENPFTYEPYSPELIGAERKIRFGKHSGTKAIQYALRSIGMNPSREEVERVLEEVKRLGLEKKSLSLEDVKNVAIKVLGVKEL comes from the coding sequence ATGATTGACCAGCCACGACAATTAAGTGAGCTATTTAGAGACATCAAGGATAAGGGTGTAGCGACGAGTATCTATAATCCTAGGATTAATAGGAAACCGGTGTTATACGACACGACGCTAAGGGATGGTGAGCAAACTTCCGGAGTTGCCTTCACTATTGGGGAGAAGGTTGAGATAGCTCTCTTACTTGAGAGGTGCGGATTGAAGGAGATTGAAGCTGGCTTTCCAGCCATCTCTAATGATGAGAGAGAAGCGGTAAAAGCAGTCTGTAGAGAGGTATCTAAATCAAAGGTTTTGTGCTTGTGTAGAGCCTTAAAGTCTGACGTTGACTTAGCGCTAAGCTGTGATGTCGACGGCGTCATAGTCTTCATACCTTCATCCGACATTCACCTAAAGTGGAAGCTTAAGATGCCGGATCACGAAGCCTTAAAGTGTGCGTTGGAGACCATAGAGTATGCTAAATCGCATGGCCTCTTCGTTCAATTCACTTGTGAAGATGCTACTAGAACATCGCTCGACAGGCTGCTTACATTCTACAGTAACGCCATAGACCATGGAGCTGATAGGATTGGTATCGCAGATACGACAGGCTGTATAACTCCAGCCGGAATGAAACTCCTCGTAGGTGAGCTCTCGAAAGTGTTGAGCAAGCCCATAGCAGTTCACTGTCACAACGACTTCGGGCTAGCGACTGCCAACACGCTGGCAGCTTATGAGGCGGGCGCAACCGCCCTATCCGTATCGGTCAATGGCTTAGGTGAGAGGTGCGGCAATGCTCCGCTAGAGGAGGTAGCCTTATCGCTGTACTGCCTCTACGGAGTCGATGTGGAGTTAGACCTCAAAGCCCTGCTTGAAGTCTCGAGGAGGGTTTCCGAGATATCAGGTTTAAGGCCGTGGCCTCTTAAGCCGATAGTTGGATCAAATGCGTTTACTCACGAATCTGGAATCCATGTTGCAGCAGTTCTCGAGAACCCATTCACCTACGAACCTTATAGTCCAGAGCTCATAGGTGCTGAGAGGAAGATAAGGTTTGGAAAGCATAGTGGGACAAAGGCGATACAGTATGCACTAAGGTCTATAGGTATGAACCCATCGAGAGAGGAGGTGGAGAGGGTCCTAGAAGAGGTTAAGAGGCTGGGGCTTGAGAAGAAGAGCTTGAGCCTAGAGGACGTTAAGAACGTAGCCATTAAGGTCCTCGGGGTCAAGGAGCTTTGA
- a CDS encoding radical SAM protein, with the protein MLFVFATSSMHYEVPDLGIRGVDFPCVSITGRQCKLMCLHCYGKLLNNMIPVSDPNDLKSLADDLKKIGGNGVLISGGCDEEGRVPFEGYLDAIKHLKELGLKVFIHTGVVDDFRAKLLEQVGVDAVLVDCVVSEAAIRGVIGLNDVEAYVRSLRILTKHKLNVVPHVVIGINRGMPSDEFKAIDLLSELRPKAVVFVIFTPYPDTPLELASPPQPNYVIEVLKYSRFKLADVPVTLGCMRPRSPEYLQVEIMAIELGFNGVAFPSIEALDYIVRNGLKFKVVNECCASIFSYVN; encoded by the coding sequence ATGCTATTCGTGTTCGCCACTTCGAGCATGCACTATGAAGTCCCCGATTTGGGCATTCGAGGCGTGGACTTCCCTTGCGTAAGCATTACTGGTCGCCAGTGCAAGCTAATGTGCTTGCACTGTTATGGCAAGCTACTCAACAACATGATCCCCGTGAGCGACCCTAATGACTTGAAGAGCTTGGCTGATGACCTGAAGAAGATTGGAGGCAATGGTGTCCTGATAAGTGGTGGTTGTGATGAGGAGGGCAGGGTGCCCTTCGAGGGGTACTTAGACGCCATCAAGCACTTGAAGGAACTCGGGCTTAAGGTCTTCATACACACTGGCGTAGTCGACGACTTTAGAGCTAAGCTGCTTGAGCAGGTCGGGGTAGATGCTGTGCTGGTGGACTGCGTAGTCAGTGAGGCCGCGATCAGGGGCGTCATAGGCCTAAACGATGTCGAGGCCTACGTGAGGAGCTTGAGGATCTTGACCAAGCACAAATTGAACGTGGTGCCTCACGTGGTCATAGGCATTAACAGGGGGATGCCGTCTGATGAGTTTAAGGCCATAGACTTATTGAGCGAGCTAAGGCCTAAGGCCGTGGTCTTCGTGATCTTCACACCATACCCCGACACCCCTCTCGAGCTCGCGAGTCCACCTCAACCCAACTACGTGATTGAGGTGCTTAAGTATAGTAGGTTCAAGTTGGCTGACGTCCCAGTGACCCTAGGCTGCATGAGGCCCAGGAGTCCCGAGTACCTTCAAGTCGAGATAATGGCTATAGAGCTTGGCTTTAATGGCGTGGCCTTCCCATCAATTGAGGCTCTCGACTACATCGTTAGGAACGGGTTGAAGTTCAAGGTGGTCAATGAGTGCTGTGCATCAATATTCAGCTACGTTAACTAG
- a CDS encoding thiamine pyrophosphate-binding protein, translating into MIGAEVLLRFLNLDLYFTVPGRFTIPINVSLKRINGRSVMVPDERCAGHAADGYARASNKPAGLIVSAGPGALNATLSVATAYRDYVPMVVIAGDVPSYSKGSLAVEEVDLEGIFSSISKDLVYIGGPRDLALAKTLAESVARPPRQPVFIDFPLDQQEAEVKALIGEGDQYVDYERSEDIVVQAREVAKLLEASKRPLILIGNGCIEVHNAVARFAEQNQIPVAYTLMGWCRVKSRSKVSLGFCGIRGFKSANQALEECDLLIALGARLSEATTAHGLSDDATIVQVLVENHFHSKAYLKVMDTCERFLEALVREYRGGKKSLWIKQVGEEDHGSKTFNIIRRLLRATKCTILSLDMGDSSMWALEAVKHEQQGLILYPGGLATMGFSVPAALGAQLARPDEIVLSITGDGGALISLPALHAISRLKLPIAVTVFNNRVYGMVRGKQLRDYGVTVDVELDLESFEGIAKALKINYIKIEGVEDVKVLAGKPLREPILIEVHVEADDRPPTPIRLFPRT; encoded by the coding sequence TTGATTGGCGCTGAAGTCCTGCTCAGGTTCTTGAACCTAGACTTATACTTCACGGTCCCCGGCAGATTCACCATACCTATCAACGTCTCACTCAAGAGGATTAATGGGAGGAGCGTGATGGTGCCTGATGAGAGGTGCGCTGGCCATGCGGCTGACGGCTACGCCAGGGCCTCAAATAAACCTGCTGGATTAATCGTCTCAGCCGGTCCCGGGGCCCTCAACGCGACCCTCTCAGTCGCTACCGCGTACAGAGACTACGTGCCCATGGTTGTGATCGCGGGCGACGTCCCTTCATACTCCAAGGGCTCTCTAGCAGTCGAGGAGGTTGATTTAGAGGGGATATTCAGCTCCATCTCCAAAGACTTGGTCTACATAGGGGGTCCTCGAGATCTAGCTCTAGCCAAGACCTTAGCTGAGAGTGTTGCAAGGCCTCCACGCCAACCAGTGTTCATAGACTTCCCCCTCGACCAGCAGGAGGCTGAGGTCAAGGCCTTAATTGGAGAAGGGGACCAGTACGTGGACTACGAGAGATCTGAGGACATTGTTGTCCAGGCCCGCGAAGTAGCCAAGCTCTTGGAGGCCTCGAAGAGGCCCCTCATACTCATCGGCAACGGTTGCATAGAGGTGCACAACGCCGTGGCTCGCTTTGCAGAACAAAACCAAATACCGGTTGCCTACACCTTAATGGGCTGGTGTAGGGTGAAGTCGAGGTCTAAAGTGAGCTTAGGCTTCTGCGGCATTAGGGGCTTTAAGAGTGCCAACCAGGCATTGGAGGAGTGTGACCTACTAATAGCGCTAGGAGCTCGACTATCTGAGGCTACGACAGCTCACGGCTTAAGCGACGATGCAACAATAGTTCAAGTCCTTGTCGAAAACCACTTCCACAGTAAAGCCTACTTAAAGGTCATGGACACATGTGAAAGGTTCCTGGAGGCACTGGTAAGAGAGTATCGTGGTGGCAAGAAGAGTCTATGGATAAAGCAGGTCGGTGAAGAGGATCATGGGTCCAAGACCTTCAACATCATAAGAAGGTTGCTGAGAGCAACAAAATGCACCATACTTTCACTGGATATGGGCGACTCAAGCATGTGGGCTCTTGAGGCAGTGAAGCACGAGCAGCAAGGGTTGATACTATACCCAGGGGGTCTGGCAACCATGGGCTTCTCAGTACCAGCAGCCTTGGGGGCACAGCTAGCGAGGCCTGATGAGATCGTTTTATCCATAACTGGTGATGGTGGTGCGCTAATAAGTCTGCCAGCGCTGCACGCGATATCGAGGTTGAAGTTGCCGATAGCTGTGACGGTATTTAACAATAGGGTCTACGGGATGGTTCGAGGCAAGCAGCTTAGGGACTATGGAGTAACAGTTGATGTGGAGCTGGATCTCGAATCATTTGAAGGGATAGCCAAAGCCCTGAAGATCAACTATATTAAGATTGAGGGTGTAGAGGATGTCAAAGTTCTTGCTGGTAAGCCATTAAGAGAGCCGATACTAATTGAAGTCCACGTCGAAGCTGATGATAGGCCGCCAACACCGATAAGACTCTTCCCTAGAACTTGA
- a CDS encoding radical SAM protein has protein sequence MSRESPDYVRISTAADIVLGFSAGRFFKNAYPYCINLLLHFNDGCKANCLYCGQAREVGSSPECRSLIRVEWQLRNLEEIIKSINRFNLNGCSMRPYRVCVASITNSKAVDAEIEVVKRVHNATKLPISALITPTIFNKDDVKKLRDAGAERIGIAIDCANDELFDLLRGNRARGPHRWGRYLEGVIEAVEVMGKGRVGIHLIVGLGEEEEEAIRLIQWAHDVGAETHLFSFYPELGSILEGWTRPPIGQYRRVQLARYLINSGISRYEWMNFNERGQVVNFGVLRSTLEEVIESGLPFVTSGCPGCNRPYANERPSERPRNYPYVPTSGAEIEAIKRELSDYKPFRNDIHALIGYLKFGSMLTPQIKAY, from the coding sequence TTGAGTCGAGAATCGCCAGACTACGTAAGGATTAGCACTGCAGCCGACATAGTGCTGGGATTTAGCGCCGGCAGATTCTTCAAGAACGCATATCCTTACTGCATAAACCTGCTCCTCCATTTTAACGATGGGTGCAAGGCCAATTGTCTTTACTGTGGCCAAGCTAGGGAGGTAGGCTCCTCACCTGAGTGCAGGTCATTGATACGAGTCGAGTGGCAGCTTAGAAACTTAGAGGAAATCATTAAGTCGATTAACAGGTTCAACCTTAATGGCTGCTCAATGAGGCCGTACAGGGTCTGCGTTGCCTCCATAACCAACTCTAAGGCGGTTGACGCGGAAATAGAGGTCGTTAAGCGAGTACATAATGCCACCAAGCTGCCAATATCGGCACTAATAACTCCAACAATCTTCAATAAGGATGACGTGAAGAAGTTGAGGGATGCAGGTGCCGAACGCATAGGTATTGCCATAGACTGTGCCAACGACGAGCTCTTTGACCTGCTTCGAGGAAATCGTGCTAGGGGGCCGCATAGGTGGGGCAGGTACCTGGAGGGGGTAATCGAGGCTGTCGAGGTCATGGGCAAGGGTAGGGTCGGCATACACCTGATCGTGGGCTTAGGTGAGGAGGAAGAGGAGGCAATTAGGTTGATTCAGTGGGCCCACGACGTGGGCGCTGAAACACACTTGTTTTCGTTTTACCCTGAGCTCGGTTCCATCCTTGAGGGCTGGACTAGACCGCCAATAGGCCAGTATAGGAGGGTGCAGCTAGCCAGATACTTAATAAACTCAGGCATCAGCAGGTACGAGTGGATGAATTTTAATGAGCGAGGCCAGGTCGTGAACTTCGGAGTGCTTAGGTCTACCCTCGAGGAGGTTATTGAGAGTGGGCTACCGTTTGTGACATCTGGTTGTCCAGGCTGTAATAGACCTTATGCAAATGAAAGGCCAAGCGAGAGGCCGAGAAACTACCCCTACGTGCCCACGAGCGGGGCGGAGATAGAGGCAATTAAGAGGGAGTTAAGCGACTACAAGCCCTTTAGAAACGACATCCATGCACTGATCGGCTACTTAAAGTTTGGATCAATGCTCACACCCCAAATCAAGGCGTACTGA
- a CDS encoding N-glycosylase/DNA lyase, with protein sequence MSALKLNADRASEIGSLLTRIGLDGALKIEEFDPQFQAIKLLTGKMNLGPALTLVVLNSLVSYKLSGRGEDYWSEFAIYMSRMGEPKSLKEAIKFMVGFLSSSKTNMVKRGEKIARLLKLLANESLEPWNIARHARSPRNMAKIIASNLRTSWTSKTIVFAVKMFYYAYRAYTGKELVMPFNVPIPIDSRVAKISWTSGILDVMDINSLSWGNIVRVIMSKPRVAQRAWNMVAKASRIPPLHLDSIVWIVGGFVGRSYTRDEAIKLASNTLSRMALKSGNEVFEVVSRLITRYLP encoded by the coding sequence TTGAGTGCATTAAAGCTTAATGCCGACAGAGCAAGTGAAATAGGCTCGCTGCTGACGAGAATTGGACTCGATGGAGCTTTAAAGATCGAGGAGTTTGACCCTCAATTTCAAGCAATTAAGCTACTCACCGGCAAAATGAATCTTGGACCTGCCCTGACGCTGGTGGTGTTAAATAGCCTCGTGAGCTACAAGCTCAGTGGTAGAGGAGAGGATTACTGGAGTGAATTTGCAATCTACATGTCAAGGATGGGCGAGCCCAAAAGCTTGAAGGAAGCGATCAAGTTCATGGTCGGCTTCTTATCGAGTTCGAAGACTAATATGGTCAAGAGGGGGGAGAAGATAGCCAGGCTGCTTAAATTGCTAGCTAATGAGTCCTTAGAACCATGGAACATAGCAAGACATGCGAGGAGCCCGCGTAACATGGCCAAGATTATAGCTTCAAACTTAAGGACCAGTTGGACTTCGAAGACCATAGTCTTCGCTGTGAAGATGTTTTACTACGCGTACAGGGCCTACACGGGTAAGGAGCTTGTAATGCCATTTAACGTGCCTATACCAATCGATTCAAGAGTCGCTAAAATATCCTGGACCTCGGGTATCCTGGACGTCATGGACATCAACTCATTAAGTTGGGGTAACATTGTACGAGTTATTATGAGTAAACCTAGAGTGGCTCAGAGAGCTTGGAACATGGTGGCAAAGGCTAGTAGAATACCACCACTACACCTAGACTCCATTGTTTGGATTGTTGGAGGGTTCGTAGGGAGGAGCTATACGAGAGATGAAGCAATTAAGCTTGCATCCAATACTCTCTCTAGAATGGCCTTAAAGAGTGGCAATGAAGTGTTTGAGGTTGTGAGTAGGTTAATTACTAGGTACCTACCGTAG
- a CDS encoding undecaprenyl-diphosphate phosphatase: MDWLILALVGVIQGVTEWIPVSSQGINSLVLSLLGVSPELILPSTIWLHLGTLAAAMTYFRRDLNKLVRSLASASRFDEDFKLLIFITIATLMTCIIGFPLYQVVKGLSSMSGASIMAIIGACMILSGLIQKLATKARGFKGINVRDSILIGSIQSLSVIPGLSRSGLTIAALLLLGYDSKMALRISFIMSIPIIILANAYLALTGEISYFAAQSVIGLVLALVIGYITISALMRLAVKLKFWSFCLIVGFLSFIPLITELLMFFWLWPP; the protein is encoded by the coding sequence TTGGACTGGCTAATCTTAGCACTAGTAGGCGTGATACAGGGAGTGACCGAGTGGATTCCAGTATCAAGTCAGGGGATCAACTCCTTGGTGTTATCTCTTCTGGGCGTAAGCCCAGAGCTGATACTGCCATCAACAATATGGCTGCACCTCGGAACTCTGGCGGCTGCAATGACTTACTTCAGGAGGGACTTGAATAAACTTGTAAGGAGCCTAGCATCAGCTTCAAGGTTCGATGAAGACTTCAAGCTGCTCATCTTCATAACGATAGCAACGCTCATGACCTGCATCATAGGCTTCCCCCTGTATCAAGTTGTTAAGGGCCTCAGCAGCATGAGCGGGGCCTCGATAATGGCCATCATCGGCGCCTGCATGATATTATCGGGTCTAATTCAGAAGCTTGCAACAAAGGCTAGGGGGTTTAAAGGGATCAATGTTAGGGACTCAATCCTGATAGGCTCAATTCAATCATTATCAGTCATACCTGGTCTTAGCAGGAGCGGATTAACTATAGCCGCTCTACTGCTGCTCGGTTATGATTCAAAGATGGCATTGAGGATAAGCTTCATAATGAGCATACCCATCATAATCCTTGCTAACGCCTACTTAGCATTAACCGGTGAAATCTCCTACTTCGCAGCTCAATCAGTGATTGGGCTGGTCTTGGCATTGGTCATTGGTTACATCACGATAAGTGCTTTGATGAGGCTTGCAGTAAAGCTCAAATTCTGGTCGTTCTGCTTAATCGTGGGCTTCTTGAGCTTCATACCACTAATCACGGAACTCCTAATGTTCTTTTGGCTATGGCCTCCTTGA
- a CDS encoding lipoate--protein ligase, translating to MARVWRFLLHRAPDDFLLATEEVVTEAVGLGKAPPTARINIFDPPAVLIGFNQDVHEEVNIEVARQLGLRINRRPSGGGAILMYEDAPGWELWIPKAMVSNLTVSEMYEHLIRVPLKAFHNLGVTNAKFRPKNDIEVEGRKISGTGIYVDSDGVLFCGTILLDFDVELMLKVLKLPIEKLSDKEVKSFEERITTIKRVLGYKPTMEEVIDSFKRAVREVMKVELVDGDLNDFELSLLNERIEKYRSHEWIYESRRGSGFMNVCTYKTPAGLIRVHVKVFNGIIENIMITGDFFTYPNNLVSEIESRLKWTRVKDVKEELSRVKGFIHGLSVDELSEYIIKCCSERPTREVT from the coding sequence ATGGCGAGGGTATGGCGCTTCCTACTCCATAGAGCTCCCGACGACTTTCTACTAGCGACTGAAGAGGTTGTAACTGAAGCTGTAGGTCTGGGCAAAGCCCCACCCACAGCTCGCATAAACATATTCGATCCACCTGCCGTATTGATCGGCTTTAACCAAGACGTCCATGAAGAGGTTAACATTGAGGTAGCCAGGCAGCTGGGCCTTAGGATTAATAGGAGGCCTAGTGGTGGGGGCGCCATCTTGATGTACGAGGACGCGCCTGGATGGGAGCTATGGATACCTAAAGCTATGGTGAGCAACCTAACCGTGAGCGAGATGTATGAACACTTAATTAGGGTCCCCCTAAAGGCCTTTCACAATCTTGGGGTTACAAACGCCAAGTTCAGGCCCAAGAATGACATTGAGGTCGAGGGTCGTAAGATATCGGGCACCGGAATTTACGTGGACTCAGATGGGGTCTTGTTCTGTGGGACGATACTGTTGGACTTTGACGTGGAGCTTATGCTTAAGGTCCTGAAGCTGCCCATCGAGAAGCTGAGCGATAAGGAGGTCAAGAGCTTCGAGGAGAGAATAACAACAATTAAGAGGGTTCTGGGCTATAAGCCTACGATGGAGGAGGTCATAGATTCATTTAAGAGGGCCGTGAGGGAAGTAATGAAGGTAGAGTTGGTCGATGGTGATTTAAATGATTTTGAGTTAAGTTTGCTTAATGAGAGGATTGAGAAGTATAGGAGCCACGAGTGGATATACGAATCTAGGAGAGGAAGCGGCTTCATGAACGTCTGCACCTATAAAACTCCTGCTGGCCTTATAAGGGTTCACGTCAAGGTCTTTAATGGAATAATTGAGAACATAATGATAACTGGGGACTTCTTCACCTACCCCAACAACTTAGTTAGCGAGATAGAATCAAGACTTAAGTGGACGCGCGTGAAGGACGTGAAGGAGGAGCTAAGTAGGGTGAAGGGCTTCATACATGGCTTAAGTGTTGATGAGTTGTCAGAGTACATAATCAAGTGTTGCAGTGAGCGCCCAACGCGGGAGGTGACGTAG